CTAGTGTTTGCAGCAATGGTGTTGTGGATGGTCATTCCTGCCCCCGATCTTGTCGACTCCGTACTTGGGATACAAATGGGCCAATGCAGTCGCGACACATGCGTCGCCACATGCAAGAAAGTCCTGCGGGAGAAGTACCTCAGCGCAGGTTGTGCAAAGCCAGAAGGGGCCACCAAAAAGCTGTGTTTTtgctttggttgaaagttgaaacctcAGAAAATAACGTAATTATCGTGTTATCAAGCTTATCTAATACGCCATGTTTCATATGCCATGCTCTCAAATGAATAAAACAACTTATGAACTGAATGTCTCTTGTAATTTCTGTGATCAGAAAATGATGAATGATTGCTTGGTTTAAGAGTTACAGACTTGCAGTCCACCGAAAACCATGTTCTTAAGCTCCAACAGAAACAGCTTTTTGACGTGATTTATATTAACAATTCAATGCAAGCAAAACTTTTGTATAGGTGAGACAATTGTAGGTCCAAATAGCAACCCAAGAGGAGGCTGAATTTGGTTTCTCAAATACTACAATGcgaaacttaaaaaataaatggaagATTAAACTTCATTGAAATACTGCAGCACATGGAGGAGCTGACTTAACAGTATGTTACTGCAGTTGAAAACACAGAATAAAACTAAATCAATTCAAGCACACATGCAGTAGTATATAACCACTGCCTTGTGACATGTCCATTCTAGATTCTTTTCATGTAATTTCAAGTCATGCAGACTATAGCAAAAATAAGGTACTTTAACTGCATAGAAAGTTTAAGAGAGGCATGATATTGCAAGGGATATCTACAGATATAATTATAAAGTTCCAATTGCTAAGAGGAAAAATACCTATAATGGAACTCTTTAGCTGTACAATCTGGTGAAGTCAGTTCGCGGCACTTCCTCTGATCCTGGGCCAGGTTTCGTGGCTTGGTTTTGCACGCtcattggaaaattttgaagattACCTCCTTATGACCCAAACCAAAGCCACACACTGATTTCCCTTCAATGAAGATGCGGTTGCATGCACTAGTTCCCAAAAAAGTTTCAATGGACGTTGCTTGCACACTAACTACCATAGAATTCCACCGTATCTCAAAAGGGTTAGCAAATCTTCACCAACTCAAATAGCTTCCAAGTTACCAGCCCTTGACATAGTTACTGTGGATTTTGAAATCCTTTCCTGGATGATACCCATCCATCCTTCAGGGGCGCAAATACCCACTGACTTGTTAACAAAATGCCTAATGCAAGGAGATGCAATGTTGATTAAGTCAAGGGGATAGATTGATGGGATTCAAGTGAGAAGGCTGCTGGGGTTGCGCGGTATTAGAAGACTGCAGCCTCCTCAGAAGCAACCAAGCATAAGATGTAGGACACCCCTGATCCATTTCAATAGCAACTGGAGTCAGAGAGTTTTCACTTACCTGCACAACCATCGTACCCTGGAACAAAACTAATGCtcataaataaaatgaaatcccTATTAACTTAGCTTTGAATGCAAAAGCTCAAAAACCATTGCCAAAATATCCTGAAAACCGACCCATAAAATTATGAAATTGACAATCATTTACATGAACATCAAGTAAAAAGCTAATAAAATGTGCAGTTTATTACCTCAAAATTTGCTAAGAAAACTTGGAACTGTTTCAATGTCTCTCTCATATCGCTAACTCTCTTGGTATCTGAAGAAGTAAGGGCAGCAGTAACCTCCTTGGGAGAATGACCTATTCCGCTCTGAACAACCTGAAGAACATAGCAATTATAACTCCTCAGTTTCAGACAAGCTAACCTTGTCAATACATCTAAAATCCAACTTATAACTCACTTTGTGATCTATGAGAATCTCGGAAATCATGCTAccatcatcaacataaacacaAAGCTCAAACGTGGCCCTATGCTTGAACTGGAACCCCTTCACACCAGTCATAAAGCACTACAAAATTGCATTAGCATGTCAGATTTTTTTAAGGTATGAAAGAGAGACTTTGGAGTGGATGTTTAAATGAATGGGATATTGTCCCCTTCATGCTACAaataacaaaatgaatggaataTTATCCTTAAGCATAGTACTCTACCGGGCAGCATTGGATATACAGTCAGTCTCAGAGACTCCGGTTGGCATGGTTGATAGTCTCAACGAGGTCTAAAAAGTGGACAGGTCCAATCACTAAGTGGGCCCGGGAAGGGCCCACAAATGAGACAACAGCACACTGGAGAGGAGCTGCTCCGAATTTTAATGTGCATTAGCATGAACTAGTTGGAGGATCACCTGAGGGAGAACTATACCTTAATTTTGCCCTTGACATTAAGAGATTTATCCATCATTTCAGCCAACGTAGCCCACAAACAGGATAAGTACGTGAATGACATATCATTATCTCCCGTTCGAATGTCTTGGTGATCCACCGGATCAACCATATGAATTTCATTGTCATCTGGAACAGAGGTAAAAGTAGGATTTGGTTCAGCATTTCCCCTTCTGGTAGGAATGGCAAAACCTTCTGTAGTCCTTTCCCTCGTAGAGATACCAGACGCCCTACCTACGTCATAAGGATGAAAGCAAAAGTAAACGTCGAGATAAAATGAATCAAcatgatacacacacacagacatgtatataaacatatatataaataaaatattcaTATATTCCAGATTCAATTGATTTCAGTGCGATATGCAACCTTCACTCACCCTCATTTAGAAGACATGGAATAAAAGATCTGAAGTTAGCAAACAATGTGTGAAGACATACCTTGTTCAGCAGCATAAGGAGGAGCAGCAGCTTGTGGTATCGGAGTATTGGTGTGCCCTGGAGCACCTACACTGTCTGATGGCCATGCAGCACCAGTAGCTCTGGTTGCTAAAGGAGGAACCATTCCTGTCCTGGTTctaataaagggaaaatgaaGCTTAGTTTCTTAATCAATTACAAAAGGACCAATCCTAGCAGGATGGTTAAAGAAAATATATCAGCAACGATTTCAGCCCTTTCCGATCTTTACGATTGGCATTACTCGTTAACACAGTTTCTTTACTTTTGTAAGCTGTACTCCGTGCAAAGCAACGAATGTATCCCCATCATACTACCTGAATTGAACTAACCTTCCCACTGGATGTGCCCAGTGATATTATTAACTGGACCAAAAGCAAATTCTCTATGCATAAGAAAGtgaaattaaaagaaagaaaaagtttgaGACAAAGACAATAAACCTAATAAGAGAAGCATTGCACATGTCAGGAAGAGATTTTAAGAGCAGTAAGACAACTAATTTTGTGACATAGGCACATTCAACTTCAAATAAAAAGGTGAGTAATACTGACTGATGCTGCAGGAAAAGTAGTATACTTTGGACTTCAAATAAGGTAAATATGATGATGGCCTTCAGAGATACCTTTTTCCTCTTGGTGGCTTGTTTACTTCTTGGACAAGCCTCTGCCTTGCTGCTTCCAAATCCTCAACCACTCCTCCTAAAACTTCAAAATCTTCAGGAACTAACATCAGAAGCCCGCGTCGTATATTGACATTGCAAATAGCAACCTGCAAAAAGGAGCAGCAAACCATAAATGACTTGTATCAGAGCATGCCAAAAAACCTATTGTGCAAGGAAAAGAGGTAAGTCCACGTGTCAACCGAAGCACTAGCAGCTTCAGTGGCTGGAGAAAAGTCCAtcgcaccacaccaaaactcaACTTGATTGCAGATACATCCTTACATGTTTCCGTTCCACACAACAAATAAATGACCATGTACTCATCCTTTGTTTCTATAACACTTTTGCACACATTCCGCAATTCCCTATCCCATAAACTATCAAAAGACACAAGCTGGACACCATACATCtgttcaaggcttcaagctaGAGTCCCCAAAATCAAAAACCATCCTATCAAGGTTAAAGCTTACTTCACCAAATTTAATAAGTTTATCATCTTTCTTCAGTAAGAACCACTAATTAAATAAGTCTAAATGTGATGCCTTCGTAGCTACGTGAAGCCATAATTTTTCTAGCCCCTGAAAGTCCACCGGGAGAGACTTTGCATTTGTCcataccacacacacacacacatgtttCAATTACCTTCATTCCTGCAGGAGCCAGAACTTCAAGATCCTTTACAGGCCGATATTCCATGCCAAACACCCGTTGAACACCATCAGTCATAGACAATTTGAGGCATCTCTTAAGCCCAGCAGGTGCACTCTGGTACCTTCCTTTAAGAGGACAACTAAGATTCACGATTTCATCAACCTGGGAAATTCAGCATACGATGTCAGCTGATGgcacaaaagaacaaaaaactaATCCCGCATTATCATCAAAAGAGCCCACTTTGAGAGCAGAGCCACAAAACCCTTATGTTGgtatttacttattttcaaaGCTTTCTCAGTAATACAAGGTGATGTGTTCTTGCATTCTCTCCTTTTCAAGTTAGTGTTACATCGCTTGCTGGCCTAGCCTCTCAGGTCGTAAGAGGTTTCTTTTAGGCTTAAGAGTATATTGAATCGGTTGGTTTGATCAGCCATCTTATCGCGTGCCCTTGGGAGTGTGTATTGAGCTCCATTTAACATTTTTAGTTTTCTACTAACATGCACTTAATCATCCGGAGCAACAAAAGAATAGTCATAGAGAGATGCAAGGGTAAAGTATGTATCTTGAAACAACTTATGAGCAGAAAAGAGGAGACTGATGGCTGAACAGCATTGTTAAGTGAGAGAATCTCAGCTTAAAATGGGACattggttttaaattttttgttatacTATTGACAGCCCATTAGGTTGTCAATAAGGCAAGaagaataccaaaaaaaaaaaccacagtTTCTGATACacttttaatacttttaaaGGCACTTTAACACATATGAAACTGTTTTTGCTAGCCATTTTTCTGCCTTATTGACAGTCCATTGGGCTGTTATTAGCATTTTCCTTAATGTTTAAGGAAGCTTCATTTAGCATGGCATCCAGATAACAAGTCAGAAAACATgggaaatttttgaaatattctaATGTTGATTATCATTCACAACTGCCCCACGTGATCCCGATTGTCCAATTTGGGAATACAAGCACCCATAATTCCAtctaaacaaacaaaccaaTAATCTGATCAAAAAAGAAACTGCCCAATAGCTCATCACATCAATATACCTGCAAAACATAAGGGCCAGGGAGATCAACAAGATCCATGTCGTGCACATTCTCAGGGAGTATTCCAGCACCAGAGAAATTCATATCCGAACgcaaaaactgctcaaaacataACTTCGCTTTTCCAGCCAAATCCAAGCTCCCAAATCCCTGAACCGAACTCTCTAAACCCCGTACACAAGAATCCAACCACTCCCTCCGCAGCCTCAACCCGAGCCTCGCAAGAAACCCGCTAATCGGAAAATCAGAATCTTCAGCAAAGTTGTTAGAATTACTGCAAAAACTCGAGGCGAAGGACGAGTGAAAGGACTGGTCCGTAACTggcggagggggaggaggagagaggttCTCAGTGACGTCGATGAATTCTTCATCGTCGTCGGAGATCTCGAGCTGGACGTCGATGAATTCTTCATCGTCGTCGGAGATCTCGAGCTGGACGGGAAGGGAGGGGTTAGGGTATGGGTTAGggttaggattagggtttggggtgTTTAGGGTTACCGTTTCGAGGTTGAGCGTGGATTCTTCGAGTTCAACTTCGATATCGTCTTCTTCTTGTTCGTGTCGCATGTGTTCTTCTTGTTGGTATTGTGGTTGTTGTACGACGCCGCCGTCGTCGTCTTCGGAGGAGGAATCGATCACTCTGAGGCGTCTTCTAGTCATTTTTCCACAGATTCTGATTTTCCCTCcaattttcttccttttatatGCGTTTTCCCTCCAATTACGAACCTGGCCCATCGGGTTACCCGGCCTGCGTTACGACAGATTCTAGTATGGTATGGTTTAAATGGGGTTCGGGTTCAGGTTCGCCTATAATTGGGTTTTGTGTTTGGCGGATCCAGCTTAGAGCTGTTAAACGAACCAAACAACTCGAGTTCGGCTCAACTTTTGGCTTATTCAAACTCGtttaaagacaaaatataaGTCAAGTtcaatcacatttttttgtttgtttatgaaCTTAAGTTAAACTTGAACATATGAGTGTTGGGCTCGATAGACTCAGAACATAGAGATCATtccataaatattttaaaaaaataggggTAGATTTAGTAAATGTCCCAAAATATGAGATTTGCGTCAGCTGTTCATATGGATATTTTCACCAATTTTACAATACCATAGcatccaaaaaagaaatatcTTATGTGAGATATGGAAATTTAAGGGTTTGAGGACTTTAATTTAATGAATGCAGCTAGTAACTGAATTTTATGTTTCTGAGTTTTTTTTGGCCTAGATTAATGATGCTACTTCTTCTTTATAACTTTAAATTAGCCAGTTTATGCGGTAAGTAGAATTATAATTTATTCCCGGGAAAATCATAAATCAACCACGTTTTGTGGGTGATTTTGAGCTAATAGTTGAGAATCTTGAgatttattcatttttcaatcgagAGGTTCATATTTACGGGACATTCATGCCCTCATACCACTCAGGGGCATGGAAGAAAAATTCGGCTTTGGTACGTCAACCCAAATGGTTTATCTCTATCTTTTCTTTTAGCGTAGATTGAATTCTTAGGCTCTATTTGGAACTTAAGGAAACcatgaaaaagagagaaaaataatcaTCAAGaaggaaatgagaaagaaaCTTAAAGGGAAATTGGGAGAAAAACTGaattggaatttgaaaattttccttctcctttttAAGAGCTAGGGGTATTCAAGAAAACCGCCCGAATAGTAAAACCGGTCCGATCCAGACCGAATCATCATATTTGGTCCGGTTCTGCGGTTctacggtcaggttatggttccaaaaaaataagaaccgttaattttggttcagttactagttctcaattaatgaaccgtggttagaatCGAACCGGACTGTTTAAAACCAAGATAAATATAGAAatacatatgtgtgtaattaaatatgtatttgaatttaataggttaatcttttccttactaaacttaatttatttagagatgaaattttatttgttaggAGAGCTTTTAATATTTTTCCTCCCTTTCCTATTCCACATATtatcttcctatttctttaattttatgagtttatattttgtaaataagtgtttggatgcttattagatagaaccggaaccgaaccaaaaccggaCCAGTCTTGCGGTTTGATTATAGTTAAGtttcatgcatatattggttaggttctggttctcaattttctagaaccaTTTGAAATGGTCCGattactgattttctagagaaccggatCAATCCAAACCATGTGCACCCCTGGACTGCTGAACAAGCTCAACCTGTATTCTATCCCGTTTAGGAAGCCAATAATAATCCCATGATCTTCTCCATTGATTCCCATGAATGAATAGATCTTCAGTGAATTAATACTTCCATATTTGACCCCCTAAAATTTACTACTAGGTTGTCATAATCTCTATATAAACCTAAAGAAACTGGTCTGCCTCTTGTACTAATTTCCGGTTTCCACAGCGAAACCTATTCTCTCAATGGAAGCAAAAACATCCAAGAATTGGCCTCTGATGCTGGCCGCAATGGCGGTGTTCGTCTAAGTTCTTGCCCCAGCCCGTGTCGAATCTGCATTCGTGATCGAAATGGATACTTGTACTGGCCCCGCGTGCATCGCGGAATGCAAGAAAATCCTGCAGGAGAAGTAGTTAAGTGCAGCATGTGCGATGCCGAAGGGGAGCACAAAAAAGCTGTGTATCTGCTTAGGCTGAAACCTAAGTAAAATTCATGCAGAATTTTGTTCTTGTGTTTTTCTTTAGAACCAAATCACATTCAGATCTGAGAAAAGTCCCTATTGCAAAATGTTAACCTAAGAGTTAGAGGAATTGGACACAAACGATTAATTCTACTTTTATtattgattggtttttttttaattatcaattCCATTTAGTATTTATAGGTCCCTACATGCTTTGTCATGGTGcatgtgtgtgagtgtgggtatTATTAACCACTAAACAAGCTCTTCTGGATGGCATGAATCAAAGGGTCCAAACACAattatttacaaattttttctccaaatggGATTTCATCACCCCACATTCAACATTACACAAACTTGGAAATTTGTATCTGTAAATCTGGATCGCCCGTTTTCTTTCATAGATATTTTCATGTTTCGAGTGTCATGTATCATAACATTTCTGTTGTATCTACGTTTTGTACCCACTATGCAAGAGTCCTAACTGCAACAGTACATAGGAGTGAAAGGAGAACCCACGGCACAAGACCGGGTGCGGCCTGTAACACTTGTTTATCGTCTTGAATCTCTTGTTATCGTGTCAAGTGTTGAACGCTACGCTTATGTACCGATTCAGATCTCAATGATTAGAAACGGTAACCATACGACTCCGGTGTCTGAAACAAAGTCAACGCGTCAAGTGTCGTAAGGAAGACTGGATGGAGGATTTGCGTTTGGAAATGCACAGACTTGCTGTAATTACCACCTGCTGGTCTCTAATTGATTGATATTCAGTAGCCAGTAACCATGGAGGATTGTTGGATGTACGTGGAAGCAACCAACTCACAGAATATGGTTATATAATAGTATATACAAGTAGTGAATGGGCTCACAATCTAATTTGATATAAGTGATATAGTTCTCCAGCTAGTGGGGAAACTATTAAGGGCCAGCAATCTCTTTATATAAAAAAGTGCAGACCTTATTGCGTTTCTTCAAGGCGTAAAGATTTGGGTTGCTGAAAACAAAGAAACTTAGCCCATCGATGGAAGTCAAGGCAGGGAACCGGTGTGTTCTGGTGTTGGCAACGGTGGTGCTCTGGTTCATGGTTCTTGCACCAGAACACGTTGAGTGTGCATTTGGGATTCAACTCAATCCATGCACTCTTTCTCAGTGCGTTGCCGAATGCAAGAAAGCATTGCAGGAGAAGTACCTTAGTGCGACTTGCGTAAAGGGTTCCAGAGGGAAGTTCTGCATCTGCCTAGGCTGAGTGAGAGAGACAGAAGAGTGAACTCCAGTAGTTCGAAGATGAATAAACCCTTTGTTCTGCTGTTAGAAGAGAAACAACTCTGAATCAGCAGAAACAGTAATTCGATAGGAAATTTACTACAGATTCTGTACATCTGTTTAAGAACATGCAGAAGTTATTTACTACAGAATCTGTACATCTGTATAAGAACATGCACAAGTTCCAGTTTCGTAAACAAAATGCGTGcatagttttcctttgccttgtGTAAATTTTGACAAGGGAAAACAAGGGTTGTGGCTACATAAGCAAACATAGCAACTATAGCCATCACAGGAAGAATGTATTAGTTCAGAAATGGATTGTGAACTGAAAGCAAGTTTCTATCTACTCAAGAATGAACTATCCATGTTACAACACCGGAAGCCAAGCACGTTTACCTTGGATCTCCTCCTAATTTCTTCCTAACATCTAAAATACTTTTCAAGTTGAAATTAATCAAAGTACACTATCCAACTGAGGTTTTACAGAAGTATGATTTTAGATATCCCAGAACTGATTGTAAAACATTCATCTGTTCTGCTATGAGAGACTCTTTCAGGTCGCCCAGTTGAGTATGTTCCTTCTCTATTATCAGCTCCAGCTCATCAAAATGCTTGATTTTACGTCGTAACTTCTTCATCTATGCATTTATCCATTCATGgaacaggggaaaaaaaaaagcccataCTTTCGAAGTGGATTTTCGTTAAAAGTCTGAAACaacaagagagaagaaaaaaatatgatagTCCACAAAACCATTATAAAGAGAAACGGAAACGCAGAAGTATTATCACCTACCTTTCGATAATGGTTGCAACTAAACACTGTATTTCCCTGTCTTCTTGATCGGCCAATAGCTTGGCACGAGCAGCAGCACCACCAAGAGCTGTTGCTGTTGCAGCTCTCATTTGATATATCAGACGGTCAGAGGTAAAGCATTCTTTATGGTGAATCTTCCCTGAGACTCTGTAAGAGAAATAGATGTACTGAAATCATAAGGTAACTTGCATAACATAAAACCACTCACAAAAGGGCAATGGCAATTGACTACCATATTGGGAAGAAGTGATAACTAAAAGCACAAAACATGCATATCTAGTTGTGCAAGTAATGAACATAAGTGTTGAGTGACATCAGATATGGGAAAACAACAAACCTGATTCAGTGGGTTTTCCCTCCTATCTCTGAACTATCAACTGGGAGGGCTCTGAAGCAGTAAAGAAACCAGTTAACCAAGACTGAACAACTCACTCCAAAGCATCACCAGGAAACAACTTCAACAcagacacaaaaacaaaaaacacctcTCTTTCTTGTCATGCTGGGGGGGAAGATCCCAACTCGTAAATTTCAGTATCATAGTCGTCAAATATCTCTCTTAAAAATTGATACTCATCTCAGATTGCCGTAACAGCATCCTCAGCAGCAGAAGCTCTGATATGTGGTACCTAATGCGAAAAGAATATCGGAATTCTGTGAGCACAAGGGTGAAATCTTGAACCCCTATGTGATACAAAAATCtctaaatattttcaaatttatgttGAGCCATGGTTTCTGTACAAaaacaggaaacaaaaaaaaacaaaaactaatatATATGTAAGTGAGAATTGTTCTCTCTGAGTAAGACAAGGAATGTGAAACTTCCAAAACAATACGTTGAGACCCCCGGACAAGCATGAATCACTTGATCGTTGCAGGAGGTTCCGATCCTGAGATGTGAAGAAGTAAGACTTCTTGTATTATAAAATCTTCAAGCTTCTCAGTAGTGTAGCAGTAACAAGTTGAATGGAGTAATGTCAGCAATGGAGTATCATGAAGTGATTTGACAATAGCAACACTCCATTTCCTTCTTAGCTTGAAAGCCTCTAAGAGGTATAGTAGACTACCATAAGATATCCAAGCCAAATCCAAAATAGCAAAAATCAGAATTTCAGATTTCCACAGCAGCAGTAACataacagcagcagcagttgaGAATCAGTGAGCCATAAGACCTCCTAATTTGATCTAAGGAGCCTTGGAAATGAAATAACATTAACAGACAAATCAAGCTAACAAACAACTCAACACTCCCCTAATCATGATCAATTACAGATTGAGACAGACATGCACCCACAAATAACACACACGCATTCAGTCACACTCACTGAtgcacaacacacacacacacacactgctACACAACACACACCAATAAAGTCTCTTGATCGAAGCCTTGCAACTTCAACAGCATACCCTCCAACTCCAGTAGAGAGATTCATTTGTTGCCTTAAGCTTATAGATGAAGTCATTGATGCTAAAGTCATTCGTTCCCCCTTacctaaaaaaaaagtcattcgTTTCTCACTTCGTTTTCACCCAAAAAGCGATTCTAATCTTGATAATCTCCAGAATCTCATCCCATTGTGGTTctgagttttcaaaaaaaaatccattagCCATGTTGATAGGTGCCATATTGCCATCCCTATCAATTGTGTTTGAAAAGTCTCATTTCCATCTAGCCATATTTGGGCAAGAGACATTAGTTCTTTTTCCGTATAAGAGTTACAGAGATTGTCAATTTAAATCCCATCAATCAACAGCAAGGTCCGATCTTGATCTTCACTTCGAATTGTAGGATCGTAGGTTTATACAAATTGTAGGATTGTAGGTTTTAACGACTATGCTCATATCACTATTGTGACAGAACCGACCACAACCAAAGATCCAACAACTATACTGGGC
This DNA window, taken from Rhododendron vialii isolate Sample 1 chromosome 8a, ASM3025357v1, encodes the following:
- the LOC131335198 gene encoding recQ-mediated genome instability protein 1 isoform X2, coding for MGQVRNWRENAYKRKKIGGKIRICGKMTRRRLRVIDSSSEDDDGGVVQQPQYQQEEHMRHEQEEDDIEVELEESTLNLETVTLNTPNPNPNPNPYPNPSLPVQLEISDDDEEFIDVQLEISDDDEEFIDVTENLSPPPPPPVTDQSFHSSFASSFCSNSNNFAEDSDFPISGFLARLGLRLRREWLDSCVRGLESSVQGFGSLDLAGKAKLCFEQFLRSDMNFSGAGILPENVHDMDLVDLPGPYVLQVDEIVNLSCPLKGRYQSAPAGLKRCLKLSMTDGVQRVFGMEYRPVKDLEVLAPAGMKVAICNVNIRRGLLMLVPEDFEVLGGVVEDLEAARQRLVQEVNKPPRGKRTRTGMVPPLATRATGAAWPSDSVGAPGHTNTPIPQAAAPPYAAEQGRASGISTRERTTEGFAIPTRRGNAEPNPTFTSVPDDNEIHMVDPVDHQDIRTGDNDMSFTYLSCLWATLAEMMDKSLNVKGKIKCFMTGVKGFQFKHRATFELCVYVDDGSMISEILIDHKVVQSGIGHSPKEVTAALTSSDTKRVSDMRETLKQFQVFLANFEGCPTSYAWLLLRRLQSSNTAQPQQPSHLNPINLSP
- the LOC131335198 gene encoding recQ-mediated genome instability protein 1 isoform X3, with product MGQVRNWRENAYKRKKIGGKIRICGKMTRRRLRVIDSSSEDDDGGVVQQPQYQQEEHMRHEQEEDDIEVELEESTLNLETVTLNTPNPNPNPNPYPNPSLPVQLEISDDDEEFIDVQLEISDDDEEFIDVTENLSPPPPPPVTDQSFHSSFASSFCSNSNNFAEDSDFPISGFLARLGLRLRREWLDSCVRGLESSVQGFGSLDLAGKAKLCFEQFLRSDMNFSGAGILPENVHDMDLVDLPGPYVLQVDEIVNLSCPLKGRYQSAPAGLKRCLKLSMTDGVQRVFGMEYRPVKDLEVLAPAGMKVAICNVNIRRGLLMLVPEDFEVLGGVVEDLEAARQRLVQEVNKPPRGKRTRTGMVPPLATRATGAAWPSDSVGAPGHTNTPIPQAAAPPYAAEQGRASGISTRERTTEGFAIPTRRGNAEPNPTFTSVPDDNEIHMVDPVDHQDIRTGDNDMSFTYLSCLWATLAEMMDKSLNVKGKIKCFMTGVKGFQFKHRATFELCVYVDDGSMISEILIDHKVVQSGIGHSPKEVTAALTSSDTKRVSDMRETLKQFQVFLANFEDILAMVFELLHSKLS
- the LOC131335198 gene encoding recQ-mediated genome instability protein 1 isoform X1 encodes the protein MGQVRNWRENAYKRKKIGGKIRICGKMTRRRLRVIDSSSEDDDGGVVQQPQYQQEEHMRHEQEEDDIEVELEESTLNLETVTLNTPNPNPNPNPYPNPSLPVQLEISDDDEEFIDVQLEISDDDEEFIDVTENLSPPPPPPVTDQSFHSSFASSFCSNSNNFAEDSDFPISGFLARLGLRLRREWLDSCVRGLESSVQGFGSLDLAGKAKLCFEQFLRSDMNFSGAGILPENVHDMDLVDLPGPYVLQVDEIVNLSCPLKGRYQSAPAGLKRCLKLSMTDGVQRVFGMEYRPVKDLEVLAPAGMKVAICNVNIRRGLLMLVPEDFEVLGGVVEDLEAARQRLVQEVNKPPRGKRTRTGMVPPLATRATGAAWPSDSVGAPGHTNTPIPQAAAPPYAAEQGRASGISTRERTTEGFAIPTRRGNAEPNPTFTSVPDDNEIHMVDPVDHQDIRTGDNDMSFTYLSCLWATLAEMMDKSLNVKGKIKCFMTGVKGFQFKHRATFELCVYVDDGSMISEILIDHKVVQSGIGHSPKEVTAALTSSDTKRVSDMRETLKQFQVFLANFEGTMVVQVSENSLTPVAIEMDQGCPTSYAWLLLRRLQSSNTAQPQQPSHLNPINLSP